A genome region from Alphaproteobacteria bacterium includes the following:
- a CDS encoding class II aldolase/adducin family protein, which yields MQDRVGAEEWKVRVELAAAYRLVAYYGWDDLIFTHLSARVPGPEHHFLLNPYNLMFEEVTASSLVKVDMSGNPVEPTPFITNAAGFTIHSALHMAREDAHAVIHLHTPNGQAVSAHGDGLMPLTQTAMLIRGDIAYHDYEGVAVDLDERERLIADIGDKNAMILRNHGTLAVGENVGEAFIRIYFLERACEAQIKALSAGHENVSNPPQGTPELSAEMGKVGLKMSANMLAWPALLRKAYRLDPSFAT from the coding sequence ATGCAGGACCGGGTCGGCGCGGAAGAGTGGAAGGTCCGAGTCGAGCTCGCCGCCGCCTACCGGCTGGTCGCCTATTACGGCTGGGACGACCTGATCTTCACCCACCTTTCGGCGCGCGTGCCGGGGCCCGAGCATCACTTCCTGCTCAACCCCTACAATCTGATGTTCGAGGAGGTCACGGCCTCGTCCCTGGTCAAGGTCGACATGAGCGGCAATCCGGTCGAGCCGACTCCGTTCATCACCAACGCGGCGGGCTTCACCATCCACAGCGCGCTGCACATGGCGCGCGAGGACGCCCATGCGGTGATCCACCTCCACACGCCCAACGGCCAGGCGGTCTCCGCCCATGGCGACGGGCTGATGCCGCTGACCCAGACGGCGATGCTGATCCGGGGCGATATCGCCTATCACGACTATGAAGGCGTGGCGGTCGATCTCGACGAGCGCGAGCGGCTGATCGCCGATATCGGCGACAAGAATGCGATGATCCTCAGGAACCACGGAACGCTGGCCGTGGGCGAGAATGTCGGCGAGGCCTTCATCCGCATCTACTTCCTCGAGCGCGCCTGCGAGGCGCAGATCAAGGCGCTGTCGGCCGGCCACGAGAACGTCTCCAATCCGCCGCAGGGGACTCCGGAGCTGAGCGCTGAAATGGGCAAGGTCGGGCTCAAGATGAGCGCCAATATGCTCGCCTGGCCGGCGCTGCTGAGGAAGGCCTACAGGCTCGATCCGAGCTTCGCGACCTAG
- the maiA gene encoding maleylacetoacetate isomerase, protein MTLTLYDYYRSSASYRVRIALNLKGLEYERVPVNLLEGEQKDEAYRARNPQGFVPMLEADGERLTQSLAIIAWLDARFPDPPLRSGDPHVLALALAIAADIHPLNNLRVLKHLAGLGVDQPARDDWYRHWVSEGFAALEALAAARAGRFLAGDAVTLADACLVPQMFNARRFDVPLDAFPTLVAADAAACALEPFAAAHPDRVAP, encoded by the coding sequence ATGACGCTCACGCTCTACGATTACTACCGTTCCTCGGCCAGCTACCGGGTTCGGATCGCGCTCAATCTGAAGGGTCTCGAATACGAGCGTGTGCCGGTCAACCTGCTGGAGGGCGAGCAGAAGGACGAAGCCTATCGCGCGCGCAATCCGCAGGGCTTCGTGCCGATGCTTGAGGCGGATGGCGAGCGGCTCACTCAGAGCCTGGCGATCATCGCCTGGCTCGACGCGCGATTTCCGGACCCGCCGCTGCGGTCGGGCGATCCCCACGTCCTGGCGCTGGCGCTGGCGATCGCCGCCGACATCCACCCGCTCAACAACCTGCGCGTGCTGAAGCACCTCGCCGGGCTGGGCGTCGACCAGCCGGCGCGCGACGATTGGTATCGGCACTGGGTCAGCGAAGGCTTTGCCGCGCTTGAGGCGCTGGCGGCGGCGCGCGCAGGGCGCTTCCTGGCCGGAGACGCCGTCACTCTGGCCGACGCCTGCCTGGTGCCGCAGATGTTCAACGCCCGGCGCTTCGACGTGCCGCTCGACGCTTTTCCGACGCTGGTCGCCGCCGACGCGGCGGCCTGCGCGCTCGAACCCTTCGCCGCCGCTCACCCCGACAGGGTGGCGCCCTAG
- a CDS encoding MBL fold metallo-hydrolase — MATDFFTLEALPARYGDCLLLHYGTAADPGLVLIDGGPSQVWKPFLEPRLKALQAKRGAAFHIDMLMVSHIDDDHVLGITDFTKAWRAAKTAGQQWPYPVRTAWFNSFERISNATNIGAVTASVTASAGATTLTDVDLDSPEITNPNKDEARAGLKVLASVNNGSILRKDLEALAIPINKGFDGKLVRPGKGPAVPFQLGPELSLRVASPLAKQLDKLQEMFAKQLKPEDALAAYTDGSVPNLSSIAAVATYKGKTVLLTGDARGDYLIEGLKGEGLLDAAGKLHVDILKMPHHGSDRNVDPSFFTTITADHYVASADGTFGNPDRPTLEMLIDQRGKAAQYVIHLTYPVADIDARRKGEWDKDRQSEIDKGKAPRRAWDPDKDDLGKLFAQKQSEGYAFQFAAPAAAGQSAKVELLGPIPF, encoded by the coding sequence ATGGCGACGGATTTCTTCACGCTCGAGGCGCTGCCGGCGCGCTACGGCGATTGCCTGCTGCTCCATTACGGCACCGCCGCCGATCCCGGCCTGGTGCTGATCGACGGCGGGCCGTCGCAGGTCTGGAAGCCCTTTCTGGAGCCGCGGCTGAAGGCGCTGCAGGCCAAGCGGGGGGCGGCCTTCCACATCGACATGCTGATGGTCAGCCACATCGACGACGACCATGTGCTCGGAATCACCGATTTCACCAAGGCCTGGCGCGCGGCCAAGACCGCCGGCCAGCAATGGCCCTATCCGGTGCGCACGGCTTGGTTCAACAGCTTCGAGCGCATCTCCAACGCCACCAATATCGGCGCGGTGACCGCCTCGGTTACGGCCTCGGCCGGCGCCACTACGCTCACCGACGTGGATCTCGACAGCCCTGAGATCACCAATCCCAACAAGGACGAGGCGCGCGCCGGCCTGAAGGTGCTGGCCAGCGTCAACAACGGCAGCATCCTGCGCAAGGATCTGGAGGCGCTCGCCATTCCGATCAACAAGGGCTTCGACGGCAAGCTGGTGCGCCCCGGCAAGGGGCCGGCCGTGCCCTTCCAGCTCGGCCCGGAGCTGAGCCTGCGCGTCGCCTCTCCGCTCGCCAAGCAGCTCGACAAGCTGCAGGAGATGTTCGCCAAGCAGCTCAAGCCCGAAGACGCGCTCGCCGCTTACACCGACGGCTCAGTGCCGAACCTGTCGAGCATCGCCGCGGTCGCGACCTACAAGGGCAAGACCGTCCTGCTCACCGGCGACGCGCGCGGCGATTACCTGATCGAGGGGCTGAAGGGGGAGGGGCTGCTCGACGCCGCCGGCAAGCTCCATGTCGACATCCTCAAGATGCCGCATCACGGATCGGACCGGAACGTCGATCCGTCCTTCTTCACCACGATCACCGCCGACCATTATGTCGCGTCCGCGGACGGCACCTTCGGCAATCCCGACCGGCCGACGCTGGAAATGCTGATCGATCAGCGCGGCAAGGCGGCGCAATATGTGATCCACCTGACCTATCCGGTCGCCGACATCGATGCCCGGCGCAAGGGCGAATGGGACAAGGACCGGCAAAGCGAGATCGACAAGGGCAAGGCCCCGCGGAGAGCCTGGGACCCCGACAAGGACGACCTCGGCAAGCTGTTCGCGCAGAAGCAAAGCGAAGGCTATGCCTTCCAGTTTGCGGCGCCCGCCGCCGCCGGCCAGTCGGCCAAGGTCGAGCTGCTGGGCCCGATTCCCTTCTAG
- a CDS encoding MFS transporter has translation MQVGSRIEGAAVSGRVLLILLLAYIFNFIDRQIIGVLAVPIKAEFGLSDSALGNLGIAFGIFYAAIALPIAWLADRKSRVNIIAAAVAVWSLFTAACGLVQTYGQLVVARMGVAVGEAGGIAPAYSLVADYYPKEKRARALAFYSLGIPIGSALGVFFGGWLSSHLSWRMAFLIVGLAGLPAALLIKLLVPEPARGRFDPAPADASSSEAPPASAVARVLLFNPSFWLLSFGAAFGSILGYGLIFWLPSFFHRSFGLSQADVGWYYGSIVLVGGVAGTWLGGWIGDRVGPSRPGRYALIPAICFVITAPTFAAGAFAPNLYVAWLLFTIGQMLALAWLGPVISAIQHIVAPAMRATASASFLFVNNLIGIAFGIKFLGWMSTRLGAAYGEDSLRYSILFGLGFYLLSAAIYFVAARRLEKDWIG, from the coding sequence GCCTACATCTTCAACTTCATCGACCGCCAGATCATCGGAGTCCTGGCGGTACCGATCAAGGCGGAGTTTGGGCTCAGCGACAGCGCGCTCGGCAACCTCGGAATTGCCTTCGGAATCTTCTACGCGGCGATCGCTCTGCCGATCGCCTGGCTCGCCGATCGCAAGAGCCGGGTCAACATCATCGCCGCCGCGGTCGCGGTCTGGAGCCTGTTCACCGCCGCCTGCGGCCTCGTCCAGACCTACGGCCAACTCGTCGTCGCCCGAATGGGCGTCGCGGTCGGCGAGGCCGGGGGAATCGCCCCCGCTTATTCGCTCGTCGCCGATTATTATCCGAAGGAAAAGCGCGCCCGGGCGCTCGCTTTCTATTCGCTCGGGATCCCGATCGGATCGGCTTTGGGCGTGTTCTTCGGCGGGTGGCTCTCGTCCCACCTTTCCTGGCGAATGGCCTTCCTGATCGTCGGCCTCGCCGGCCTTCCGGCCGCTTTGCTGATCAAGCTGCTGGTCCCAGAGCCGGCCCGCGGCCGCTTCGATCCGGCGCCGGCCGATGCGTCGTCCTCGGAGGCCCCGCCGGCATCCGCGGTGGCGCGCGTCCTTCTCTTCAATCCCAGCTTCTGGCTGCTCTCCTTCGGCGCCGCCTTCGGCTCGATCCTCGGCTACGGGCTGATCTTCTGGTTGCCGAGCTTCTTCCACCGCAGCTTCGGCCTCTCGCAGGCAGACGTCGGCTGGTATTACGGCTCGATCGTGCTGGTCGGCGGCGTCGCGGGCACCTGGCTCGGCGGCTGGATCGGAGACCGGGTCGGCCCGAGCCGTCCGGGGCGCTATGCGCTGATCCCGGCCATCTGCTTCGTGATCACCGCCCCGACCTTCGCCGCGGGCGCCTTCGCCCCCAACCTCTATGTCGCCTGGCTGCTCTTCACCATCGGCCAAATGCTCGCTCTGGCGTGGCTTGGCCCCGTCATCTCGGCGATCCAGCATATCGTCGCCCCGGCCATGCGCGCGACCGCCTCGGCGAGCTTCCTGTTCGTCAACAATCTGATCGGCATCGCCTTCGGCATCAAGTTCCTCGGCTGGATGTCGACCCGGCTCGGGGCCGCCTATGGCGAGGACTCGCTGCGTTACTCGATCCTGTTCGGGCTCGGCTTCTACCTGCTCAGCGCGGCGATCTACTTCGTCGCCGCGCGCCGGCTCGAGAAGGACTGGATCGGCTAG